In Oncorhynchus masou masou isolate Uvic2021 chromosome 31, UVic_Omas_1.1, whole genome shotgun sequence, the sequence GGGAGCTGGCAACAATCGAACCATGGAAGATGATTCCCCAACCCTGAAACCCAGGCGCATCCAGAACCAGAATGTAGTCCATCGACTGGAGCGGCGGCGGATCTTCTCTGGACGGGCTGGAGCCCACTGGTACCGCGTGCGCTGCTTCCACCAGAACCTTTTCCCCAACTTCACTGTGGTCAACGTAGAGAAGCCTCCCTGCTTCCTCCGCAAGTTCTCCCCAGATGGACGCTGCTTCATAGCCTTCTCCTCTGACCAGACCTCCCTGGAGATCTATGAGTACCAGGGCTGCCAGGCGGCTGAGGATCTGCTGCTGGGGCAGGATGGGGAGACCCTGGCCAATGGCAATGACCAACGCTCCCTCAACATCCGCGGCCGCCTCTTTGAACGCTTTTTTTCATTACTGCACGTCACTAATGTGGCCTCCAATGGAGAGCACCTGAACCGAGAGTGCAGCCTATTCACTGATGACTGTCGCTATGTGATCGTGGGCTCAGCGGTCTATGTGCCCGAGGAGCCCTCTCCACACTTCTTTGAGGTGTACCGCAACAATGAGTCTGTGACTCCCAACCCCCGCTCTCCGCTGGAGGACTACTCACTGCACATCATTGACCTGCACACTGGCCGGCTTTGTGACACCAGGTCCTTCAAGTGTGACAAGATCATCCTCTCGCATAACCAGGGACTCTACCTCTACCGTAACATACTGGCTGTTCTTTCTGTTCAGCAGCAGACAATCCATGTCTTTCAGGTATATATCTCATCCTGCATCACCCTCTGAACCCTATGCCTACCTGGAAGTAAGATTATCGAATGTAATTAACGTTTTTACAAACATTTTGCTTTCATCCGGTAGGTGACATCAGAGGGGACGTTCCTGGACGTGCGAACCATTGGTCGGTTCTGCTACGAAGACGACCTCCTCACTCTGTCTGCGGTGTATACTGAGGCCCGGGCCGAGGGCCAGCCAGGCTTCTCCCGCCTCTACAAGGAGAAGACCATCAACTCCCTGAAGCACAGACTACTGGTGTACCTGTGGAGACGGGCTGAGCAGGACGGCAGCGCCACCGCCAAGCGACGCTTCTTCCAGTTCTTTGACCAGCTGAGACAGCTGAGGATGTGGAAGATGCAGCTACTAGATGAGCACCACCTCTTCATCAAATATACCAGTGAGGACGTGGTCACCCTGCGAGTCACTGACCCCTCTCAGGTACACTTACCCCCTCTTCCCTAATTAAGTTTCTGTAATAAGGCCTTGTTGGTGTGGTAATCATACAAGTATGCACTTCTGAAAGTGCTATCTGTAAATCCAATCTGCAGTTGATTAGATCCTGTTATTTGATTTTGTTTTTCTGTACTATACATAAAGGGACTGGGGAATTAATACTGTAGATTCAGGCTCATTTCAGCTTATTGCTCAGAAAACTTCTGTTATGAaaaattaaaattgattttgtcTCAAACATTAACTATAGGCCTATTTCATATGATTCTTTGCTGCTGTGGCATTAGTGCATATCGTCTTTATTTCTAACTTCATATATGTCTGCTCTTCTCTCAGCCCTCGTTCTTTGTAGTGTACAACATGGTGAGCACAGAGGTGATGGCAGTCTTTGAGAACACCTCTGACAAACTGCTGGAGCTGTTTGAGAACTTCTGTGACCTGTTCCGGAACGCCACGCTCCACAGTGAAGCTGTTCAGTTCCCCTGCTCTGCCTCCAGCAACAACTTTGCACGGCAGGTCCAGAGAAGGTATTGGAGACTGGGGGGAAGGCCCACCACAGGGCTACCATGAAAATAAATCCCTACAGTGTGTCCCAGTCCAAAGGCTAATAAATTGAACCAATTTACAGAAATTAGACTCTTAAAACAGTGTTTAGTAGAGTTCTGAGAATTTCACAGTATTCCTTAGAATTTTTCAGTTAAGTGATTCAGAAATCCTTCTGCTTATGCTCCTTCCTCGTCAGGTTCAAAGACACCATAGTGAATGCAAAGTATGGCGGTCACACTGAGGCTGTGAGGAGGCTGCTGGGACAGCTGCCCATTAGTGCTCAGTCCTACAGCAGCAGCCCCTACCTCGATCTTTCTCTCTTCAGCTACGACGACAAGTGGGTGTCTGTGATGGAACGGCCCAAAACATGTGGAGACCACCCCATCAGGTAACATTGACTAGATAATGCTGATTTCTAATGTTTTTATCTGTAGGGCACAACAAACATTTTTGCTTTAAGTAAAAATGACATGTAATTAATAATCAGTCATTCATACCATAAAACTTCAATTAATAAAGGGGTGTTATTTGCTTCAACTGTGGAGCTGCCCCGAAGTCTGTTAGAGACATCAATCATTCAGAGTGAGATAGAGATTCTGTTAGATTCCACCGGAGCATGAATGCATAATTCAACTTGACCAGGTGTTTATTATAGAGACCGCCATTTATTAGCTAAAATGTGTAAATGATGCCTGGCCATTATAAAAGGCAGCGACTTGTTGGAGACTGTTTAATCAACATTTTATGGTAACTGTAAGCTCTCTTGTTTTTGAAACAATTACATTTATTGTTAGGAAATGAAACTACAATAACTAATAACGTCATAGGACAACCATttggttgttactgtgtgttcctAGATACCCTCTTTCATTTCAAACTTGCATTTGAAAAGACTGACTGTTTTTCTTGTTAACTGCAGATTTTACGCTCGGGACTCTGGCTTGCTGAAGTTCAAGATCCAGGCAGGCCTCCTGGGCCGGCCCATTAACCATGCCGTCCGGCGGCTGGTGGCCTTCACATTCCACCCCTTTGAGCCGTTCGCCATCTCAGTACAGAGGACCAACGCTGAGTATGTGGTGAATTTCCACATGCGTCATGTCTGTATATGAGAGGAAAGCAGTGGACTAGACCTGGAGAACTTGGCATTGTACTGTGTCGAGCAAAAAGCAGTCACTCTGCCTTTTTTCTCTCCCTTGTGTGAGGAACAAAATAAGACTGGACTGTGGG encodes:
- the LOC135524525 gene encoding DET1 homolog, with the translated sequence MEDDSPTLKPRRIQNQNVVHRLERRRIFSGRAGAHWYRVRCFHQNLFPNFTVVNVEKPPCFLRKFSPDGRCFIAFSSDQTSLEIYEYQGCQAAEDLLLGQDGETLANGNDQRSLNIRGRLFERFFSLLHVTNVASNGEHLNRECSLFTDDCRYVIVGSAVYVPEEPSPHFFEVYRNNESVTPNPRSPLEDYSLHIIDLHTGRLCDTRSFKCDKIILSHNQGLYLYRNILAVLSVQQQTIHVFQVTSEGTFLDVRTIGRFCYEDDLLTLSAVYTEARAEGQPGFSRLYKEKTINSLKHRLLVYLWRRAEQDGSATAKRRFFQFFDQLRQLRMWKMQLLDEHHLFIKYTSEDVVTLRVTDPSQPSFFVVYNMVSTEVMAVFENTSDKLLELFENFCDLFRNATLHSEAVQFPCSASSNNFARQVQRRFKDTIVNAKYGGHTEAVRRLLGQLPISAQSYSSSPYLDLSLFSYDDKWVSVMERPKTCGDHPIRFYARDSGLLKFKIQAGLLGRPINHAVRRLVAFTFHPFEPFAISVQRTNAEYVVNFHMRHVCI